A single window of Streptomyces sp. NBC_00464 DNA harbors:
- a CDS encoding DUF881 domain-containing protein gives MSNSADSPPGPVRRTFRHPAKVLTAAVFALAGLIFVTSANTAKGTNIRTDSSLLKLSDLIQQRSEKNAALDESAASVREEIDTLAQRDDGSTKAEDAKLKGLERAAGTAKLSGRAVSVTLDDAPPNATASPGYPDPQPNDLVIHQQDLQAVVNALWQGGARGIKVMDQRLISTSAVRCVGNTLILQGRVYSPPYKITAVGDPGKLEGALDASPAIQNYLLYVKAYGLGWKVDEHGAVTLPGYSGTVDLHYAEPVK, from the coding sequence TTGAGCAATTCTGCCGACTCTCCCCCAGGGCCGGTCCGGCGCACCTTCCGGCATCCGGCCAAAGTGCTCACCGCTGCCGTTTTCGCCCTGGCCGGCCTCATCTTCGTCACCAGCGCCAATACGGCCAAGGGCACCAATATCCGTACGGACTCCTCGCTGCTGAAACTCTCCGATCTCATTCAGCAGCGCAGCGAGAAGAATGCCGCCCTGGACGAGTCCGCCGCCTCCGTCCGCGAGGAGATCGACACCCTCGCCCAGCGCGACGACGGCAGCACCAAGGCGGAGGACGCCAAGCTCAAGGGGCTGGAACGCGCCGCAGGCACCGCGAAGCTCTCCGGTCGCGCGGTCTCCGTCACGCTCGACGACGCCCCTCCGAACGCCACCGCGAGCCCCGGCTACCCCGATCCGCAACCCAATGACCTGGTCATTCACCAGCAGGACCTGCAGGCGGTCGTCAACGCCCTGTGGCAGGGCGGCGCCCGTGGCATCAAGGTCATGGACCAGCGGCTGATCTCCACCAGCGCGGTGCGCTGCGTCGGCAACACCCTGATCCTCCAGGGGCGGGTCTACTCGCCGCCGTACAAGATCACCGCCGTCGGTGATCCCGGAAAGCTGGAGGGGGCCCTCGACGCTTCCCCGGCGATCCAGAACTACCTGCTGTACGTGAAGGCGTACGGGCTCGGCTGGAAAGTCGACGAGCACGGGGCGGTGACTCTTCCCGGCTACTCGGGCACAGTGGATCTCCACTATGCGGAGCCGGTGAAGTAG
- a CDS encoding class E sortase: MSVRLIVRTFSELCITAGALIVLFVVYVLFWTGVKAAGATEGQIDDLQKQWAQGAVAVPGPDPAPSASASASASPKSPAPKAPAAKAYRDGKPFAMLYIPRFGKNWERPVLENTEVKTLQKGLGHYRGTAGPGETGNFAVAGHRRTYGDPFKDFPKLRPGDAVLVTDGTTWFTYRIDKKPYRTVPSDVGVIDPVPRKSGFDGPGRYLTLTTCEPEWGSSHRLIAWAHLDATQPVTDGKPAAFHS, encoded by the coding sequence GTGTCGGTGCGACTGATCGTCAGGACGTTCAGCGAGCTGTGCATCACCGCCGGCGCCCTGATCGTCCTCTTTGTGGTCTACGTCCTGTTCTGGACCGGGGTGAAGGCCGCAGGCGCGACCGAGGGACAGATCGACGACCTGCAGAAGCAGTGGGCGCAGGGGGCGGTCGCCGTGCCCGGTCCCGATCCCGCACCGTCCGCGTCCGCGTCCGCGTCGGCGTCACCGAAGTCGCCCGCTCCGAAGGCACCGGCCGCCAAGGCGTACCGCGACGGGAAGCCGTTCGCGATGCTCTACATACCCCGTTTCGGCAAGAACTGGGAGCGGCCTGTCCTGGAGAACACCGAGGTCAAGACCTTGCAGAAGGGTCTCGGTCACTACCGTGGCACCGCGGGACCCGGTGAGACCGGGAACTTCGCGGTGGCCGGCCACCGGCGTACGTACGGCGACCCGTTCAAGGACTTCCCGAAGCTGCGCCCCGGCGACGCGGTGCTGGTGACGGACGGGACGACATGGTTCACGTACCGCATCGACAAGAAGCCGTACCGCACCGTCCCGAGCGATGTCGGTGTCATCGACCCGGTCCCCCGCAAGTCCGGCTTCGACGGGCCCGGCCGCTATCTGACACTGACCACCTGCGAGCCCGAGTGGGGCAGCAGTCACCGGCTGATCGCCTGGGCGCACCTGGACGCGACCCAGCCCGTCACCGACGGGAAGCCCGCGGCTTTCCACAGCTGA
- a CDS encoding aminodeoxychorismate/anthranilate synthase component II: MSARILVVDNYDSFVFNLVQYLYQLGAECEVLRNDEVTTAHAQDGFDGVLLSPGPGTPEHAGVCIDMVRHCAATGVPVFGVCLGMQSMAVAYGGVVDRAPELLHGKTSPVLHEGRGVFAGLPSPFTATRYHSLAAEPGTIPEELEVTARTADGIIMGLRHRELAVEGVQFHPESVLTEHGHLMLANWLAQCGDAGAVERSAGLAPVVGKAVA; encoded by the coding sequence ATGAGCGCCCGCATCCTGGTCGTGGACAACTACGACAGCTTCGTCTTCAACCTCGTCCAGTACCTCTACCAGTTGGGTGCCGAGTGCGAGGTGCTCCGCAACGACGAGGTGACCACGGCCCACGCCCAGGACGGCTTCGACGGCGTTCTGCTCTCGCCCGGACCGGGTACCCCCGAGCACGCGGGCGTCTGCATCGACATGGTGCGGCACTGTGCGGCGACCGGCGTCCCGGTCTTCGGCGTCTGTCTGGGCATGCAGTCGATGGCGGTGGCGTACGGCGGCGTGGTGGACCGCGCCCCCGAGCTGCTGCACGGCAAGACGTCCCCGGTGCTCCACGAGGGCAGGGGCGTGTTCGCCGGTCTGCCCTCACCCTTCACCGCGACCCGCTACCACTCGCTCGCCGCCGAGCCGGGCACGATCCCCGAGGAGCTCGAGGTCACCGCACGGACGGCCGACGGCATCATCATGGGGCTGCGCCACCGGGAGCTGGCGGTCGAAGGGGTGCAGTTCCATCCGGAGTCGGTGCTCACCGAGCACGGTCACCTGATGCTGGCGAACTGGCTGGCGCAGTGCGGTGACGCCGGAGCCGTCGAGAGGTCGGCGGGACTCGCGCCGGTGGTGGGCAAGGCCGTCGCGTGA
- a CDS encoding class E sortase: protein MTPPRHGSDAGQDDPYEPGGFEAAGAFEAAVDHLADPLNDPLPGRHASPWFRAEPVPAAQAVTDTGPAGEPGAGTASTQASHGPQAAQDPPREWYDPEGYERDWYGHQEPAQASPVTAASPVPPAEPQPRHAEPQPRHDETVALRKAEPRRIVVADEAVTAVLPLTTIRPHPDRDSGPGDAEEPDTSAPPTGGRAERRRAAKGRGRRRGDVPSETASAGADGAGATPPKPMSRVEARRAAKAAKDSPAVVVSRVVGELFISLGVLMLLFVTYQLWWTNVRADQIAGRETNKIQDDWAHGKRSPGVFAPGEGFAIIHIPKLDVVTPIAEGISKEKVLDRGMVGHYGEAPLRTAMPADKQGNFALAGHRNTHGEPFRYVNRLTPGDKIVVETQEAYYTYEMTSVLPQTSPSNVSVIGAVPPQSGFKKPGRYITLTTCTPEFTSTYRLIVWGKMVDERPRSKGKPDALLD from the coding sequence GTGACCCCACCCCGCCACGGATCCGACGCCGGACAGGACGACCCGTACGAACCGGGTGGGTTCGAGGCGGCGGGTGCGTTCGAGGCGGCGGTGGACCACCTGGCGGACCCGCTGAACGACCCGCTGCCGGGGCGTCACGCATCGCCGTGGTTCCGCGCGGAACCCGTGCCGGCGGCGCAGGCGGTCACGGACACCGGCCCGGCGGGAGAGCCCGGCGCCGGGACGGCATCGACGCAGGCGTCACACGGGCCACAGGCGGCCCAGGACCCTCCGCGCGAGTGGTATGACCCCGAGGGCTACGAACGGGACTGGTACGGCCACCAGGAGCCCGCGCAGGCTTCACCCGTCACCGCCGCGTCGCCCGTCCCACCCGCCGAGCCGCAGCCCCGCCATGCCGAGCCACAGCCCCGCCACGACGAGACCGTCGCGCTGCGGAAGGCGGAGCCCCGGCGCATAGTCGTGGCCGACGAGGCGGTGACGGCGGTCCTGCCGCTGACGACGATCCGTCCGCACCCGGACCGCGATTCCGGCCCGGGGGACGCCGAGGAACCGGACACCTCCGCTCCGCCCACGGGCGGACGGGCCGAGCGGCGCCGGGCGGCGAAGGGCCGGGGACGCAGACGAGGCGACGTGCCGTCGGAGACCGCGTCGGCGGGGGCCGATGGCGCGGGCGCCACGCCCCCGAAGCCGATGTCGCGCGTCGAGGCGCGACGGGCGGCCAAGGCGGCCAAGGACAGCCCCGCGGTCGTCGTCAGCCGGGTGGTCGGTGAGCTGTTCATCTCGCTGGGCGTACTGATGCTGCTGTTCGTCACCTACCAGCTGTGGTGGACGAACGTGCGCGCCGACCAGATCGCCGGCCGGGAGACGAACAAGATCCAGGACGACTGGGCCCACGGTAAACGCAGCCCCGGAGTGTTCGCACCGGGTGAGGGCTTCGCCATCATCCACATCCCGAAACTCGACGTGGTCACGCCGATCGCCGAAGGCATCAGCAAGGAGAAGGTCCTCGACCGAGGGATGGTCGGGCACTACGGCGAGGCACCGCTGCGCACGGCGATGCCCGCGGACAAGCAGGGCAACTTCGCCTTGGCCGGCCACCGCAACACGCACGGCGAACCCTTCCGCTACGTCAACCGGCTGACCCCCGGCGACAAGATCGTGGTGGAGACGCAGGAGGCCTACTACACGTACGAGATGACGAGCGTCCTTCCCCAGACCTCACCCTCCAATGTGTCGGTCATCGGGGCGGTGCCGCCCCAGTCGGGGTTCAAGAAGCCCGGCCGCTACATCACCCTGACGACCTGTACGCCCGAATTCACGAGTACGTACCGTTTGATCGTCTGGGGCAAGATGGTCGACGAACGGCCGCGCAGCAAGGGAAAGCCCGACGCGCTCCTGGACTGA
- a CDS encoding class E sortase, translated as MAARTEDEEQIGESAPPVRPRGRHPVATTISVFGELLITAGLVLGLFVVYSLWWTNVLADREATKQSHTVRDRWAGGPGALDTKDGIGFLHVPSMKNGEVLVKKGTDTENLNDGIAGYYTDPVKSALPSAKEGNFTLAAHRDGHGAKFHNIDKVRTGDAIVFETKDTWYVYKVFKELPETSKYNVDVLQSIPKGSGAKKAGRYITLTTCTPVFTSKYRYIVWGELVRTEKVDRDRTQPAELR; from the coding sequence GTGGCAGCGAGGACCGAGGACGAAGAGCAGATCGGCGAGTCCGCGCCGCCGGTACGGCCCAGGGGCCGCCATCCCGTCGCGACCACCATCAGTGTCTTCGGTGAACTGCTGATCACCGCCGGCCTGGTACTCGGCCTCTTCGTCGTCTACTCCCTCTGGTGGACGAACGTGCTCGCCGACCGCGAGGCCACCAAACAGAGCCACACCGTCCGCGACCGCTGGGCCGGCGGCCCGGGTGCGCTGGACACCAAGGACGGCATCGGCTTCCTGCACGTCCCCTCGATGAAGAACGGCGAGGTGCTCGTCAAGAAGGGCACCGACACCGAGAACCTCAACGACGGCATCGCCGGCTACTACACCGATCCGGTGAAGTCGGCGCTCCCCTCGGCCAAGGAGGGCAACTTCACCCTGGCCGCCCATCGTGACGGTCACGGGGCGAAGTTCCACAACATCGACAAGGTGCGGACCGGGGACGCGATCGTCTTCGAGACCAAGGACACCTGGTACGTCTACAAGGTCTTCAAGGAGCTTCCCGAGACGTCGAAGTACAACGTCGACGTGCTCCAGTCGATCCCGAAGGGCTCGGGTGCGAAGAAGGCCGGCCGCTACATCACGCTGACGACGTGCACGCCCGTCTTCACGTCGAAGTACCGCTACATCGTGTGGGGCGAGCTGGTGCGTACGGAGAAGGTCGACCGCGACCGTACGCAGCCGGCGGAGCTGCGCTGA
- the pknB gene encoding Stk1 family PASTA domain-containing Ser/Thr kinase, with the protein MEEPRRLGGRYELGSVLGRGGMAEVYLAHDTRLGRTVAVKTLRADLARDPSFQARFRREAQSAASLNHPAIVAVYDTGEDYVDGVSIPYIVMEYVDGSTLRELLHSGRRLLPERTLEMTVGILQALEYSHRAQIVHRDIKPANVMLTRTGQVKVMDFGIARAMGDSGMTMTQTAAVIGTAQYLSPEQAKGEQVDARSDLYSTGCLLYELLAVRPPFVGDSPVAVAYQHVREEPQPPSNFDPEITPEMDAIVLKALTKDPDYRYQSADEMRADIEACLDGQPVAATAAMGAAGYGGYGGYDNDQPTTALRAADQHGDRTSMLPPVNPDDGGYGYDDRPDRRRQKKGNTSTILLVIAGILVLVGAILIGKAVFGGDGDSGDGTFKAPNMVGSTVKEAKLLADNTGTILKQGPKEECEEQPAGKICRQTPAKDQTVSEGDTITVFVSSGAPKVSVPDVTEKSEANARKVLEDQGFTVTVDSVESADADPGTVLDQTPKGNAKAEKNSEVKLSVATEKLLTVPPVTDRTYDAALAQLTQLGFTNVGKSEVDNAEKEAGIVVGQTPGPNEKVGKDTAILLKVSKGPTQPPTVPVPEVRGGKVSDAQQKLADAGFTQIQFAEGSSQDGNALVANIDPQPNTQADPATTVITLTTVGGNGNGNGLLGGHNGQ; encoded by the coding sequence ATGGAAGAGCCGCGTCGCCTCGGCGGCCGGTACGAGCTGGGCTCGGTGCTCGGCCGTGGTGGCATGGCCGAGGTCTACCTCGCTCACGACACCCGGCTCGGCCGCACCGTAGCTGTGAAGACGCTCCGGGCGGACCTCGCCCGCGATCCGTCCTTCCAGGCCCGGTTCCGCCGTGAGGCCCAGTCCGCCGCCTCGCTCAACCACCCGGCGATCGTCGCGGTCTACGACACCGGTGAGGACTATGTCGACGGGGTCTCGATCCCGTACATCGTCATGGAGTACGTCGACGGGTCGACGCTCAGGGAGCTGCTGCACTCCGGTCGCAGACTGCTGCCCGAGCGCACCCTCGAAATGACCGTCGGGATCCTCCAGGCGCTGGAGTACTCGCACCGCGCCCAGATCGTCCACCGCGACATCAAGCCGGCGAACGTCATGCTGACACGCACCGGCCAGGTCAAGGTCATGGACTTCGGCATCGCCCGCGCCATGGGCGACTCCGGCATGACGATGACCCAGACCGCGGCCGTCATCGGCACCGCCCAGTACCTCTCCCCGGAGCAGGCCAAGGGCGAGCAGGTCGACGCGCGCTCCGACCTGTACTCCACCGGCTGCCTGCTCTACGAGCTGCTGGCCGTCAGACCGCCGTTCGTCGGGGACTCACCCGTCGCGGTGGCCTACCAGCACGTACGGGAAGAGCCTCAGCCGCCCAGCAACTTCGACCCCGAGATCACGCCCGAGATGGACGCGATCGTGCTGAAGGCCCTCACCAAGGACCCCGACTACCGCTACCAGTCGGCCGACGAGATGCGCGCCGACATCGAGGCCTGCCTCGACGGTCAGCCGGTCGCGGCGACCGCAGCGATGGGCGCGGCCGGTTACGGCGGCTACGGCGGTTACGACAACGACCAGCCCACCACCGCCCTGCGGGCCGCGGACCAGCACGGCGACCGCACGTCGATGCTGCCGCCGGTCAACCCGGACGACGGCGGCTACGGCTACGACGACCGCCCCGACCGCCGCCGGCAGAAGAAGGGCAACACCTCGACGATCCTGCTGGTCATCGCGGGCATCCTGGTGCTGGTCGGCGCGATCCTCATCGGCAAGGCGGTCTTCGGCGGCGACGGCGACAGCGGCGACGGCACGTTCAAGGCGCCGAACATGGTCGGTTCGACCGTCAAGGAAGCGAAGCTGCTCGCGGACAACACCGGCACCATCCTCAAGCAGGGCCCGAAGGAGGAGTGCGAGGAGCAACCCGCGGGCAAGATCTGCCGACAGACGCCGGCGAAGGACCAGACGGTCTCGGAAGGCGACACCATCACCGTCTTCGTCTCCAGCGGTGCGCCGAAGGTCAGCGTCCCGGACGTCACGGAGAAGTCCGAGGCGAACGCGCGCAAGGTCCTCGAAGACCAGGGATTCACGGTCACCGTCGATTCGGTCGAGTCCGCCGACGCGGATCCGGGGACCGTCCTGGATCAGACGCCGAAGGGCAACGCGAAGGCCGAGAAGAACTCCGAGGTGAAGCTCTCGGTGGCCACGGAGAAGCTGCTCACGGTGCCCCCGGTGACTGACCGTACGTACGACGCCGCGCTGGCCCAGCTCACGCAGCTCGGCTTCACCAATGTCGGCAAGTCCGAGGTCGACAACGCCGAGAAGGAAGCGGGCATCGTCGTCGGCCAGACCCCGGGACCCAACGAGAAGGTCGGCAAGGACACCGCGATCCTCCTCAAGGTCTCCAAGGGCCCGACGCAGCCCCCGACGGTCCCCGTCCCTGAGGTCAGGGGCGGGAAGGTGTCCGACGCCCAGCAGAAGCTGGCCGATGCCGGCTTCACGCAGATCCAGTTCGCCGAGGGCAGCTCGCAGGACGGCAACGCCCTGGTCGCCAACATCGACCCCCAGCCGAACACCCAGGCCGACCCGGCCACCACCGTCATCACGCTCACCACAGTGGGCGGGAACGGAAACGGGAACGGCCTGCTCGGCGGGCACAACGGCCAGTAG
- a CDS encoding peptidoglycan D,D-transpeptidase FtsI family protein → MNKPLRRIAIFCGILVLALLVRTNYLQYVKADELSTRDENRRVRIERYAHERGNIIVDGGKSVTGSVETKSGDFKYKRVWENGPLWAPVTGYSSQAFGATQLESIEDGILTGNDDQLFFDRTMSMFTGDKKQGGNVVTTLNSAAQKAAFEGLGNKKGAVAALDPKTGAILALASTPSYDPSTFAGNSDKDSEAWQKLQKDKDKPMLNRALRETYPPGSTFKVVTAAAALENGLYTDIDADTKSPLPWRLPLTTGKPLANEGNIPCENASLREALRMSCNTVFGKISDDLGNQKMIDEADKFGFNKEIFSPVRSAASIYPKDNRPQNAMAGIGQASNRATPLQMAMVAAAVANDGKLMQPYMVAKRQSPGLDDIYTHEPEQLSQPLSGENAQKLQQMMETVVSSGTGTNAKVPGATVGGKTGTAQHGLNNSEKPYAWFISYAKTDSGSPVAVAVVVEDSKALRDNISGGGLAAPIAQAVMKAVIDSEK, encoded by the coding sequence GTGAACAAGCCCCTGCGCCGGATCGCGATCTTCTGCGGCATCCTCGTCCTCGCCCTGCTCGTCCGCACCAACTACCTCCAGTACGTGAAGGCCGACGAGCTCAGCACCCGCGACGAGAACCGCCGCGTCCGCATCGAGCGGTACGCCCACGAGCGCGGCAACATCATCGTGGACGGCGGCAAGTCGGTCACGGGGTCCGTCGAGACCAAGAGCGGCGACTTCAAGTACAAGCGAGTCTGGGAGAACGGCCCCCTGTGGGCCCCCGTCACCGGCTACTCCTCGCAGGCCTTCGGTGCCACCCAGCTCGAAAGCATCGAGGACGGCATCCTCACCGGCAACGACGACCAGCTCTTCTTCGACCGCACGATGTCGATGTTCACCGGTGACAAGAAGCAGGGCGGCAACGTCGTCACGACGCTCAACAGCGCCGCCCAGAAGGCCGCCTTCGAGGGACTCGGCAACAAGAAGGGCGCCGTCGCCGCCCTCGACCCGAAGACGGGCGCCATCCTGGCCCTCGCGAGCACACCCTCGTACGACCCCTCGACCTTCGCGGGCAACTCCGACAAGGACTCCGAGGCCTGGCAGAAGCTCCAGAAGGACAAGGACAAGCCGATGCTCAACAGGGCATTGCGCGAGACCTACCCGCCCGGCTCGACCTTCAAGGTCGTCACCGCGGCCGCCGCTCTGGAGAACGGGCTCTACACGGACATCGACGCGGACACGAAGTCGCCGCTGCCGTGGCGGCTTCCGCTGACCACCGGGAAGCCCCTGGCCAACGAGGGCAACATCCCGTGCGAGAACGCCTCGCTCCGGGAAGCGCTGCGGATGTCCTGCAACACCGTCTTCGGCAAGATCAGCGATGACCTCGGCAACCAGAAGATGATCGACGAGGCCGACAAGTTCGGCTTCAACAAGGAGATCTTCTCCCCGGTCCGCTCCGCCGCGAGCATCTACCCCAAGGACAACCGCCCGCAGAACGCCATGGCGGGCATCGGCCAGGCGTCCAACCGCGCCACCCCGCTCCAGATGGCCATGGTGGCGGCCGCGGTCGCCAACGACGGCAAGCTGATGCAGCCGTACATGGTCGCCAAGCGTCAGTCGCCCGGCCTGGACGACATCTACACCCACGAACCGGAGCAGCTCAGCCAGCCGCTCTCGGGTGAGAACGCCCAGAAGCTCCAGCAGATGATGGAGACCGTCGTCTCCTCCGGTACGGGTACGAACGCCAAGGTCCCGGGTGCCACCGTCGGCGGCAAGACGGGTACCGCACAGCACGGCCTCAACAACAGCGAGAAGCCGTACGCCTGGTTCATCTCGTACGCGAAGACCGACAGCGGCTCCCCCGTAGCCGTGGCCGTGGTCGTCGAGGACAGCAAGGCGCTGCGCGACAACATCTCCGGTGGTGGCCTGGCCGCCCCCATCGCACAGGCCGTCATGAAGGCAGTCATCGACAGCGAGAAGTGA
- a CDS encoding FtsW/RodA/SpoVE family cell cycle protein, giving the protein MSVVTNTTTIGAIDAPSRRNTELMMMVFAIAISVFAYANVGLAIDGSLPSGMFGYGLGLVLLGGVAHLVVRKFAPYADPLLLPLATLLNGLGLVLIWRLDQSQRLIDRAEGAWGKFTPDAPKQLMYSAVGVALLVAVLIILKDHRILQRYTYISMVAALVLLVLPMFFPAVNGAKIWVSLGPFSIQPGEFAKIIIAIFFSGYLMVKRDALALASRRFMGLYLPRGRDLGPILVIWALSILILVFETDLGTSLLFFGLFVIMLYVATERTSWIVFGLLMSAAGAVGVATFEPHVQSRVTAWQDPFACYSTDVSGACEQISNAIMSFGSGGTLGTGWGQGHSDLIGFAANADFILSTVGEELGLAGMMAVLLIYGLIVERGVRTALAARDPFGKLLAIGLSGAFAIQVFVVAGGVMGLIPLTGMTMPFLAAGGSSVIANWALIGILIRISDTARRPAPTPAPSSDAEMTQVVRP; this is encoded by the coding sequence ATGAGCGTTGTCACCAACACGACCACGATCGGCGCGATCGACGCACCGAGCCGGCGCAACACCGAACTGATGATGATGGTCTTCGCCATCGCCATCTCGGTGTTCGCCTACGCCAACGTGGGGCTTGCCATCGACGGCTCGCTGCCCTCCGGCATGTTCGGCTACGGACTCGGCCTGGTCCTGCTCGGCGGCGTGGCCCACCTTGTGGTGCGCAAGTTCGCCCCGTACGCGGACCCGCTGCTGCTGCCCCTGGCCACGCTGCTCAACGGGCTGGGCCTGGTGCTGATCTGGCGTCTGGACCAGTCGCAGCGGCTGATCGACCGTGCCGAGGGCGCATGGGGCAAATTCACCCCCGACGCCCCGAAGCAACTGATGTACTCCGCAGTCGGCGTCGCCCTCCTGGTCGCGGTGTTGATAATCCTCAAGGACCATCGCATCCTGCAGCGGTACACCTACATCTCCATGGTGGCGGCGCTGGTCCTGCTGGTCCTGCCGATGTTCTTCCCGGCCGTGAACGGCGCCAAGATCTGGGTCAGTCTCGGCCCCTTCTCCATCCAGCCCGGCGAGTTCGCGAAGATCATCATCGCGATCTTCTTCTCCGGCTATCTCATGGTGAAACGTGATGCCCTGGCCCTGGCCAGCCGTCGCTTCATGGGCCTGTATCTGCCCCGCGGCCGCGACCTGGGGCCTATCCTCGTCATCTGGGCGCTGTCGATCCTGATCCTGGTCTTCGAGACCGACCTCGGAACGTCACTCCTGTTCTTCGGCCTCTTCGTGATCATGCTGTACGTCGCGACGGAGCGGACCAGCTGGATCGTCTTCGGTCTGCTGATGTCGGCGGCCGGGGCCGTGGGTGTGGCCACCTTCGAACCGCACGTGCAGTCACGAGTGACCGCCTGGCAGGACCCGTTCGCCTGCTACTCCACCGACGTGAGCGGCGCCTGCGAGCAGATCTCCAACGCCATCATGTCGTTCGGGTCCGGCGGCACCCTGGGCACCGGCTGGGGCCAGGGCCACTCCGACCTGATCGGCTTCGCCGCCAACGCCGACTTCATCCTCTCCACCGTCGGTGAAGAACTCGGTCTGGCCGGGATGATGGCCGTCCTGCTGATCTACGGCCTCATCGTCGAACGCGGTGTCCGCACGGCCCTCGCCGCCCGCGACCCCTTCGGCAAGCTGCTGGCGATCGGCCTCTCCGGCGCCTTCGCCATCCAGGTCTTCGTCGTCGCCGGTGGCGTCATGGGCCTCATCCCGCTGACCGGTATGACGATGCCGTTCCTCGCGGCCGGTGGTTCGTCCGTGATCGCCAACTGGGCGCTGATCGGGATCCTGATCCGGATCAGCGACACGGCACGCCGCCCGGCGCCCACCCCCGCTCCTTCCTCCGATGCCGAGATGACCCAGGTGGTCCGCCCGTGA
- a CDS encoding Stp1/IreP family PP2C-type Ser/Thr phosphatase, translating into MSLSLRFAAGSHKGMIREGNEDSGYAGPRLLAIADGMGGQAAGEVASSEVISTLVQLDDDVPGSDILTSLGTAVQRANDQLRMMVEEDPQLEGMGTTLTALLWTGQRLGLVHVGDSRAYLLRDGVLTQITQDHTWVQRLVDEGRITEEEATTHPQRSLLMRALGSGDHVEPDLSIREVRAGDRYLICSDGLSGVVSHQTMEETLASYQGPQETIQDLIQLALRGGGPDNITCIVADVLDVDSNDTLAGQLNDTPVIVGAVAENQAAQLNDGGAMETPAGRAAGLGRPVPPPAGGFGPPGSGDDVGYDGMPDGAFGSYSDEDFVKPGGRKWLKRSLYIVLALAVIGGGVYGGYRWTQTQYFVGAKNDNVALYRGISQDLAWVSLSKVEKDHPEIELKYLPPYQRKQVEATIAEGNLADAREKVTELAAQATACKKDAQRRAAEKNAPSDAGQASGTDTDATKTSSTSGTTTKTKQTSATPTPGPSLSEEEKKLVPQCGKQ; encoded by the coding sequence ATGAGTCTTTCCCTGCGCTTCGCCGCCGGATCGCACAAGGGCATGATCCGCGAGGGCAACGAGGACTCCGGCTATGCCGGACCGCGCCTGCTCGCCATCGCCGACGGCATGGGCGGGCAGGCAGCCGGTGAGGTCGCCAGCTCCGAGGTGATCTCCACGCTCGTCCAGCTCGACGACGACGTGCCCGGCTCCGACATCCTCACGTCGCTCGGTACGGCGGTCCAGCGGGCCAACGACCAGTTGCGCATGATGGTCGAGGAGGACCCCCAGCTGGAGGGCATGGGCACCACGCTCACCGCGCTCCTCTGGACGGGCCAGCGCCTCGGCCTCGTACACGTCGGTGACTCGCGCGCCTATCTGCTGCGGGACGGCGTCCTGACGCAGATCACGCAGGACCACACCTGGGTCCAGCGGCTGGTCGACGAGGGCCGGATCACCGAGGAGGAGGCCACCACCCACCCGCAGCGCTCCCTGCTGATGCGCGCGCTGGGCAGTGGCGACCACGTCGAACCCGATCTCTCCATCCGTGAGGTCCGGGCCGGCGACCGCTATCTGATCTGCTCCGACGGGCTCTCCGGCGTCGTCTCCCACCAGACGATGGAGGAGACGCTCGCCAGCTACCAGGGCCCGCAGGAGACCATCCAGGACCTCATCCAGCTCGCCCTGCGCGGCGGCGGTCCGGACAACATCACCTGCATCGTCGCCGACGTCCTCGACGTCGACAGCAACGACACCCTGGCCGGTCAGCTCAACGACACCCCGGTCATCGTCGGAGCCGTCGCGGAGAACCAGGCCGCCCAGCTGAACGACGGCGGCGCCATGGAGACCCCCGCCGGACGCGCGGCCGGTCTCGGCCGCCCCGTCCCGCCGCCCGCGGGCGGCTTCGGCCCTCCCGGCAGCGGTGACGACGTCGGCTACGACGGAATGCCGGACGGGGCCTTCGGGTCCTACTCCGACGAAGACTTCGTCAAGCCCGGCGGCCGCAAGTGGCTCAAGCGCTCCCTGTACATCGTGCTCGCCCTGGCGGTCATCGGCGGCGGTGTTTACGGCGGCTACCGCTGGACCCAGACCCAGTACTTCGTCGGCGCGAAGAACGACAACGTCGCGCTGTACCGGGGCATCAGCCAGGACCTCGCGTGGGTCTCGCTCTCGAAGGTCGAGAAGGACCACCCCGAGATCGAACTCAAGTACCTCCCGCCGTACCAGCGCAAGCAGGTCGAGGCGACGATCGCCGAGGGCAACCTGGCCGACGCCCGCGAGAAGGTCACCGAGCTCGCAGCCCAGGCCACCGCCTGCAAGAAGGACGCACAGCGCCGCGCAGCCGAGAAGAACGCCCCCAGCGACGCGGGCCAGGCCAGCGGCACGGACACGGACGCCACCAAGACGTCCTCGACGTCCGGCACCACCACCAAGACCAAGCAGACTTCAGCGACTCCCACTCCTGGTCCCAGCCTCTCGGAGGAAGAGAAGAAGCTGGTCCCGCAGTGCGGTAAGCAGTAA